One window of Nitrospirota bacterium genomic DNA carries:
- a CDS encoding ribose-phosphate pyrophosphokinase, which yields MARGIKLFSGNSNRKLAQEIADVLGIQLGSAAVSVFSDGEITVQINENVRGFDVFVLQSTCMPVNNNIMELLLMIDALKRASANKITAVIPYYGYARQDRKAQPRVPISARLVADLISAIGVHRVLTIDLHAGQIQGFFDIPVDHLYASPVLSSYLKKKYSENTVVVSPDAGGVERARAFAKRINASLAIIDKRREKANVSEVMNVIGDVEGMNAILFDDMIDTAGTITQAADAIKKNGAKRVIAACAHAVLSGPALDRINDSVLEEVVVTNTIPMDSKMEKCKKLTVLSVGPLLGEAIKRIYEESSVSSLFE from the coding sequence ATGGCTCGGGGAATAAAATTATTTTCCGGTAATTCCAACAGGAAGCTCGCGCAGGAGATAGCGGATGTTCTCGGCATTCAGCTTGGGAGCGCGGCTGTGTCTGTTTTCAGCGACGGCGAGATAACCGTGCAGATTAATGAGAATGTCAGGGGGTTTGACGTCTTTGTTCTCCAGTCCACCTGTATGCCGGTCAATAACAACATCATGGAGCTTCTTCTGATGATAGATGCTTTGAAGAGGGCTTCGGCCAATAAGATAACCGCGGTCATCCCTTACTACGGGTATGCGAGGCAGGACAGAAAGGCACAGCCGCGCGTCCCGATATCCGCAAGGCTTGTCGCAGACCTCATCTCTGCAATCGGGGTTCACAGGGTTCTCACAATAGACCTTCACGCCGGGCAGATTCAGGGTTTCTTTGACATACCGGTTGATCATTTGTATGCCTCGCCTGTCCTTTCCAGCTATCTGAAGAAAAAATACTCGGAGAATACTGTTGTCGTGTCGCCGGATGCGGGCGGTGTTGAGCGCGCCAGGGCTTTCGCAAAGAGAATTAATGCTTCTCTTGCGATAATAGACAAAAGACGCGAGAAAGCCAATGTATCCGAAGTGATGAATGTGATAGGCGATGTCGAGGGAATGAACGCGATTTTATTTGATGACATGATAGATACCGCCGGAACGATAACTCAGGCCGCCGACGCCATAAAAAAGAACGGCGCCAAACGCGTTATCGCGGCCTGCGCCCATGCCGTATTATCAGGGCCTGCTCTCGACAGAATAAATGATTCTGTGCTCGAAGAGGTCGTTGTCACCAATACCATACCTATGGACAGCAAGATGGAGAAGTGCAAAAAACTGACGGTGCTTTCAGTCGGGCCTCTGCTCGGTGAAGCGATAAAGAGGATATATGAAGAGTCGTCGGTCAGTTCGCTTTTTGAATAG